A window of Pusillimonas sp. T7-7 contains these coding sequences:
- a CDS encoding flavodoxin family protein, with product MDSTGKKILFVVWHSRTGAARQMATAAIEGAREVIAELHATDQLNIVIKAAHEADTTDLLQADGMLFCAPENLAALSGAMKEFFDRCYYGALDRLNGRPYALLISAGSDGSNAARQAERICTGWRLTPIAPTHIANLHAQTAEDILAPKTLNPTDYEACKTIGGTLAALLA from the coding sequence ATGGACTCAACGGGAAAAAAAATCTTGTTTGTCGTCTGGCACTCACGTACCGGCGCGGCCAGGCAAATGGCCACGGCTGCGATCGAAGGCGCTCGCGAAGTCATCGCCGAACTGCACGCCACCGACCAGCTGAATATCGTCATCAAAGCGGCCCACGAGGCTGACACCACCGACCTGCTCCAGGCCGACGGCATGCTATTTTGCGCACCCGAAAATCTGGCGGCCCTAAGCGGCGCCATGAAAGAATTTTTCGACCGTTGCTACTACGGGGCGCTGGATCGCCTGAATGGCCGGCCTTACGCGCTATTGATCAGTGCGGGCTCAGATGGCAGCAACGCCGCCCGCCAGGCCGAACGCATATGCACCGGATGGCGTCTTACGCCCATCGCCCCGACCCATATTGCCAATCTGCACGCCCAAACCGCCGAAGACATTCTTGCGCCTAAAACGCTGAATCCCACAGACTACGAAGCCTGCAAAACAATAGGCGGCACACTGGCCGCCCTATTGGCATAA
- the trpB gene encoding tryptophan synthase subunit beta — protein sequence MISYTQPDQDGHFGQYGGSFVAETLVHALDELRAAYDKYRDDPDFLQEFAYELKHFVGRPSPVYHARRWSDRLGGAQIWFKREDLNHTGAHKINNCIGQMLLARRMGKPRIIAETGAGQHGVATATVAARYGLECVVYMGSEDVRRQASNVYRMKLLGATVVPVDSGSRTLKDALNEAMRDWVTNVENTFYIIGTVAGPHPYPMMVRDFQSVIGNECLEQMPVDAGRQPDYVIASVGGGSNAMGIFHPYISHQDVKLIGVEAAGEGLDTGRHAASLSAGHVGVLHGNRTYVMQDENGQVQETHSISAGLDYPGVGPEHAWLKDDGRAEYVCINDQEALAAFHDCCRSEGIMPALESSHALAYALKLAPTLPKDKIILVNLSGRGDKDMHTVADASGISL from the coding sequence TTGATATCCTATACCCAGCCTGATCAAGATGGGCACTTTGGCCAGTATGGCGGCTCTTTCGTCGCCGAAACGCTGGTACATGCACTGGACGAACTGCGAGCCGCTTACGATAAGTATCGCGATGATCCCGATTTTTTGCAGGAGTTCGCCTACGAACTCAAGCATTTCGTGGGTCGTCCCAGTCCGGTCTACCATGCTCGCCGCTGGTCCGACAGGTTGGGCGGCGCGCAAATCTGGTTCAAGCGTGAAGACCTCAACCATACCGGCGCACATAAGATCAACAACTGTATTGGCCAAATGCTGCTGGCGCGCCGTATGGGAAAGCCACGTATTATTGCGGAAACGGGTGCTGGCCAGCATGGCGTGGCAACGGCTACTGTGGCGGCGCGCTATGGGCTGGAGTGCGTGGTGTACATGGGTAGCGAAGATGTACGTCGCCAGGCTTCCAATGTGTACCGCATGAAGTTGCTGGGCGCCACGGTGGTGCCCGTGGATTCGGGCTCGCGCACGCTTAAAGACGCCTTGAACGAAGCCATGCGCGACTGGGTCACCAATGTTGAAAATACTTTCTACATTATCGGCACGGTGGCGGGGCCGCATCCTTACCCCATGATGGTGCGCGACTTCCAATCCGTTATTGGTAACGAGTGCCTGGAGCAAATGCCGGTGGATGCCGGCCGTCAGCCCGATTACGTTATTGCTTCGGTGGGCGGCGGTTCCAATGCCATGGGAATTTTCCATCCCTACATCAGCCATCAGGATGTAAAACTGATAGGGGTCGAGGCAGCAGGCGAGGGGCTGGACACCGGACGGCATGCCGCATCCCTTAGCGCCGGCCACGTGGGTGTATTGCATGGCAATCGTACCTACGTCATGCAAGACGAGAATGGCCAGGTTCAAGAAACGCATTCGATTTCGGCTGGCCTCGATTATCCTGGCGTCGGTCCTGAACACGCCTGGCTGAAAGACGATGGCCGCGCCGAATACGTGTGCATCAACGACCAGGAAGCGCTGGCCGCCTTCCACGATTGTTGCCGCAGCGAGGGCATCATGCCTGCGCTGGAATCATCACACGCTTTGGCTTATGCGCTTAAACTTGCGCCCACCCTGCCCAAAGACAAAATCATTCTGGTGAATCTGTCCGGCCGCGGCGATAAAGACATGCATACGGTTGCTGATGCCAGCGGCATCAGCCTGTGA
- a CDS encoding RluA family pseudouridine synthase yields the protein MPLFPMSKTVIAKHDNPSVRFVEIGDEQAGQRIDNFLLRICKGVPKSHLYKAIRSGEVRVNKGRIAADYRLELGDTVRVPPLRLPRPDEPRRVPPAVFPVVFEDEAMVVVNKPAGVAVHGGSGVSFGVIEQLRAARPDAPFLELAHRLDRETSGLLIIAKKRKALLGLHDMMREGGGRKHYQALVVGDWVNDKQHLRQPLLKWLTASGERRVKVDAQGKVAHTIITLQKRYGRYSLLGAELRTGRTHQIRVHLASCGYPIVGDDKYGSDEVRAYFAGLGLNRMFLHACRLELPHPLTGEPLVLTADLPPVCLKTLDYLEQHR from the coding sequence ATGCCGCTTTTCCCTATGAGCAAAACAGTTATTGCCAAACATGACAACCCCAGTGTCCGTTTTGTCGAAATCGGTGACGAACAGGCCGGTCAGCGTATCGATAACTTTTTGTTACGAATATGCAAAGGTGTGCCCAAAAGCCACCTGTACAAGGCCATACGCAGCGGCGAGGTAAGGGTCAATAAAGGCCGTATAGCTGCCGATTATCGTCTTGAGCTGGGCGACACCGTGCGGGTGCCGCCCCTGCGCCTGCCGCGCCCCGACGAGCCTCGCCGTGTGCCGCCGGCTGTGTTTCCCGTTGTGTTCGAAGACGAGGCGATGGTTGTGGTCAATAAACCGGCCGGTGTGGCCGTCCATGGCGGCAGCGGTGTGTCTTTTGGCGTCATCGAGCAATTGCGCGCTGCGCGTCCTGACGCCCCCTTTCTGGAGCTCGCCCACCGGCTGGACCGTGAAACCTCCGGCTTGCTGATCATTGCCAAGAAGCGTAAAGCTTTACTGGGGCTGCACGACATGATGCGCGAGGGGGGCGGGCGCAAGCATTATCAGGCCTTGGTGGTGGGCGACTGGGTCAATGACAAGCAGCATTTGCGCCAACCTTTGCTGAAGTGGCTGACGGCTTCCGGCGAGCGTCGGGTCAAGGTGGACGCGCAAGGCAAGGTCGCCCACACCATCATTACGCTGCAAAAACGCTATGGTCGCTACAGCCTGTTGGGCGCCGAGCTGCGCACCGGACGCACCCACCAGATACGCGTACACCTGGCTTCCTGCGGCTATCCGATTGTGGGTGACGACAAATATGGCAGTGACGAGGTTCGCGCCTATTTTGCCGGCCTTGGGCTCAATCGCATGTTTTTGCACGCCTGCAGGCTGGAACTTCCCCATCCGTTGACGGGTGAGCCCTTGGTATTGACGGCGGATCTTCCGCCTGTGTGTTTGAAGACCCTTGATTATCTGGAGCAGCATCGGTGA
- a CDS encoding Rne/Rng family ribonuclease yields the protein MKRMLFNATHQEELRVAIVDGQKLIDLDIETAGREQRKGNIYKGVITRIEPGLEACFVSYGEDRHGFLPFKEVARSYFKEGVDVRTARIQEALTEGQELIIQVEKEERGNKGAALTTFISLAGRYLVLMPNNPRGGGVSRRVEGEDRQELREAMDQLDTPSGMSIIARTAGIGRSVEELQWDLSYLLQLWTAIDGAARENAAPILIYLESSLVIRAIRDYYSPEIGEILIDTDDIHEQATAFMSVVMPDTVQRVKMYRDDIPLFSRFQIEHQIETAYSRTVQLPSGGSVVIDHTEALVAIDVNSARSTRGSDIEETAMRTNLEAADEVARQLRLRDLGGLIVIDFIDMEEGKNQRAVEQRLRDALHFDRARVQMGKISRFGLMELSRQRLRPALNEGSHITCPRCNGTGVVRDAESSALHVLRLLQEEAMKEGTAALHAQVPVDVATFLLNEKRADISKIEARLKVNLILIPNKNLETPHHHIERLRHDDPRLEESKSSIELVSQPEEQLTWAASKDQETKSSRPEALVKGITPAQPAPISAKTSSASTTAAQGPGLLKRLINWLTGTNTPTVKEEPKTETSSKPQGGRGKNSRHGERRERSQGDRNNRNRRGERRHDAVEGKSDETQAPRGRRQQSQQHEDSSPAGSNTAARAQNGESTETAEGSNRGGRNRRGRGRNRRDETQNNQAETDNVLAPAAIAAETAITPQPQVESSADVVTQNTDATPDTDQLDPERKRRRRRSRRGRRNNEGGADLNTAAGSDEAGNAVDDDDANQAFQAHETPAFNASVLPSMATAAGQMVESAPAEPVEQEPAEVEEIVGTDAAATTTNATAAVQTETEEAAAIKPVTHAEPAAPETVTAAEATSIASVSETEEVSETTVVAETTAEHTEAAANSAATVAKINEAPSSLQEMVQTAGMQLIETKSAPAPQPAAAPVRLGRARKPVATVAAEEPLQQVETE from the coding sequence ATGAAACGAATGTTGTTCAATGCAACGCATCAAGAAGAGCTACGCGTTGCTATTGTCGACGGTCAGAAACTCATCGACCTCGACATCGAAACCGCCGGACGCGAGCAGCGTAAAGGCAATATCTACAAAGGCGTCATCACCCGCATCGAACCCGGCCTTGAAGCCTGCTTCGTCAGCTACGGCGAAGACCGGCACGGCTTTTTACCCTTCAAGGAAGTCGCACGCAGCTACTTCAAAGAAGGCGTCGATGTGCGTACCGCACGCATCCAGGAAGCCCTGACCGAAGGGCAGGAACTGATCATCCAGGTCGAAAAGGAAGAGCGCGGCAACAAGGGCGCCGCACTGACCACCTTTATTTCGCTGGCAGGCCGCTATCTGGTCCTGATGCCCAATAATCCTCGTGGCGGTGGCGTTTCGCGCCGTGTCGAAGGCGAAGACCGCCAGGAACTGCGCGAAGCCATGGATCAGCTCGACACTCCGTCGGGCATGAGCATTATTGCCCGCACAGCCGGCATAGGCCGTAGCGTCGAAGAGCTGCAATGGGACCTATCCTATCTGCTGCAACTTTGGACCGCCATAGATGGCGCTGCCCGCGAAAATGCCGCTCCCATACTCATCTACCTGGAATCGAGCCTGGTCATTCGTGCCATCCGCGACTACTACTCGCCGGAAATCGGCGAAATCCTGATCGATACCGACGATATCCATGAGCAGGCTACCGCTTTCATGAGCGTAGTCATGCCCGATACCGTCCAGCGGGTCAAGATGTACCGCGACGATATCCCTCTGTTCTCGCGCTTCCAGATCGAACACCAGATCGAAACCGCCTATTCGCGTACGGTGCAACTGCCTTCAGGCGGCTCGGTCGTCATAGACCATACCGAAGCACTGGTGGCCATCGACGTGAACTCGGCGCGATCTACCCGCGGTTCCGACATCGAAGAAACCGCCATGCGCACCAACCTTGAAGCCGCCGACGAAGTGGCCCGCCAGTTGCGTCTGCGCGACCTTGGCGGCCTGATCGTGATCGACTTCATCGACATGGAAGAAGGCAAGAACCAGCGTGCCGTCGAGCAACGCCTGCGCGATGCCTTGCACTTTGACCGTGCCCGCGTCCAGATGGGCAAGATTTCACGCTTCGGCCTGATGGAACTGTCACGCCAGCGCCTGCGCCCTGCCCTGAACGAAGGCTCCCACATCACCTGCCCGCGCTGCAATGGCACAGGCGTGGTGCGTGACGCAGAATCCAGTGCTCTGCACGTACTGCGCCTGCTGCAGGAAGAAGCCATGAAAGAAGGTACGGCTGCGCTGCACGCCCAGGTGCCGGTCGATGTGGCCACCTTCCTGTTGAACGAAAAGCGGGCCGACATCAGCAAGATCGAGGCAAGGCTCAAGGTCAACCTTATCCTGATTCCCAACAAGAACCTCGAAACACCCCATCACCACATCGAGCGCTTGCGCCACGATGACCCCCGTCTGGAAGAAAGCAAGAGCAGCATAGAGTTGGTCAGCCAGCCTGAAGAGCAGCTCACCTGGGCAGCCAGCAAAGATCAAGAAACCAAGTCCAGCCGCCCCGAAGCGCTGGTCAAGGGCATTACGCCCGCACAACCGGCGCCTATTTCCGCTAAGACTTCCTCTGCCTCGACCACTGCGGCACAAGGTCCTGGTCTGCTCAAGCGCCTGATCAACTGGCTGACCGGAACCAACACACCTACGGTCAAGGAAGAGCCCAAAACTGAAACATCCAGCAAGCCCCAGGGCGGGCGTGGCAAAAACAGTCGCCACGGCGAACGCCGGGAGCGTAGCCAAGGCGACCGCAACAACCGTAATCGTCGCGGCGAGCGCCGTCACGACGCCGTCGAGGGCAAGTCCGACGAAACCCAAGCACCGCGCGGGCGCCGTCAGCAATCCCAACAACACGAGGACAGCAGCCCGGCAGGCAGTAACACGGCTGCACGTGCACAAAACGGCGAGAGCACCGAAACGGCGGAAGGCAGCAACCGTGGCGGACGCAACCGCCGTGGACGTGGCCGCAACCGTCGCGACGAAACGCAAAACAATCAGGCAGAAACCGATAATGTGCTTGCACCAGCAGCCATTGCCGCCGAAACCGCAATCACGCCCCAGCCTCAAGTCGAATCCTCGGCAGACGTCGTTACGCAAAATACCGACGCCACCCCGGATACCGATCAACTAGACCCCGAGCGTAAGCGCCGTCGTCGCCGCAGTCGCCGTGGCCGCCGCAACAACGAAGGGGGAGCAGACCTCAATACCGCAGCAGGCAGCGATGAAGCCGGCAATGCAGTTGACGACGACGATGCAAACCAAGCCTTTCAGGCCCACGAGACGCCCGCTTTCAATGCTTCAGTCTTGCCCTCCATGGCTACGGCAGCCGGACAGATGGTCGAATCCGCGCCTGCCGAACCAGTAGAACAAGAACCCGCCGAAGTGGAAGAAATTGTGGGCACGGACGCCGCCGCGACAACTACAAATGCCACAGCCGCAGTTCAAACGGAAACTGAAGAAGCTGCTGCAATCAAGCCTGTTACCCACGCAGAACCTGCCGCACCGGAGACAGTCACGGCGGCTGAAGCAACAAGCATTGCTTCAGTTTCTGAAACAGAGGAAGTCTCTGAAACCACTGTTGTGGCAGAGACGACCGCTGAACATACTGAAGCGGCCGCCAACAGCGCAGCAACGGTTGCCAAGATCAACGAGGCTCCCAGCTCGCTGCAAGAAATGGTGCAAACAGCCGGCATGCAATTGATCGAGACCAAATCGGCTCCCGCTCCCCAGCCCGCAGCCGCTCCAGTGCGTCTGGGCCGGGCCCGCAAACCGGTGGCCACGGTTGCGGCCGAGGAACCCTTGCAGCAAGTAGAAACAGAGTAA
- a CDS encoding RidA family protein: MSEIKRINVEKRLSDMAIYNGVAYLAGQVPDDGSLNMEGQTAQVLATIDKLLEIAGTDKSRILMAQIFVANMAEFGGMNKAWDAWVADGNAPPRATVEARLANPDFKVEIVVTAALN, encoded by the coding sequence ATGAGCGAGATAAAACGGATTAATGTCGAGAAACGCCTGTCCGATATGGCCATTTATAACGGCGTGGCCTATCTGGCTGGCCAGGTACCCGATGACGGCTCGCTCAACATGGAAGGTCAGACGGCGCAAGTGCTGGCAACCATAGACAAGCTGCTGGAAATTGCGGGTACGGATAAGTCCCGCATATTGATGGCGCAGATTTTTGTGGCGAATATGGCTGAATTCGGTGGCATGAACAAGGCATGGGACGCCTGGGTGGCCGATGGCAATGCGCCGCCGCGGGCAACCGTAGAGGCCCGTCTGGCCAATCCTGATTTCAAGGTTGAAATCGTGGTGACTGCGGCGTTGAATTAA
- the trpA gene encoding tryptophan synthase subunit alpha, with amino-acid sequence MTASNERLKAAFAKKPGRTALIPYITAGDPSLAATPRLMHALVKAGADVIELGVPFSDPMADGPVIQRAAERAIKRGVGLRQVFDMVAQFRQTDMTTPVVLMGYANPIERMGQGAFAQFAAKAGVDGVLVVDYPPEEIADFAVQLGAAGIDPIFLLAPTSTEARIQKVAQVARGYVYYVSLKGVTGAGHIDTEDVAARVEAIRRHVSVPVGVGFGIRDADSAKRLAECADAVVIGSKLIQTMEDAVAAASAAGREANDIDEAAISAAANWLSGIRDALPEGR; translated from the coding sequence ATGACTGCTTCGAACGAACGGCTCAAGGCCGCGTTTGCAAAAAAACCAGGACGCACTGCGCTGATTCCCTACATTACTGCGGGTGATCCATCGCTTGCCGCTACGCCTCGCCTGATGCATGCCCTGGTCAAGGCGGGCGCCGATGTCATCGAGCTCGGTGTTCCTTTTTCCGATCCCATGGCCGATGGCCCCGTCATACAGCGGGCGGCTGAACGCGCAATCAAGCGTGGCGTGGGCTTGCGCCAGGTGTTTGACATGGTGGCGCAATTCAGGCAAACCGACATGACCACGCCCGTGGTGCTTATGGGTTATGCAAACCCGATCGAAAGAATGGGGCAGGGTGCATTTGCGCAGTTTGCCGCCAAGGCTGGCGTCGATGGCGTCTTGGTGGTTGATTATCCGCCCGAGGAAATAGCCGATTTTGCCGTACAACTGGGTGCTGCTGGCATAGACCCTATTTTTCTGCTGGCACCTACTTCCACCGAAGCGCGCATACAAAAAGTTGCTCAGGTTGCACGCGGCTACGTTTATTATGTTTCTCTTAAGGGCGTTACTGGCGCGGGTCATATTGACACCGAAGATGTTGCCGCTCGCGTTGAGGCCATCCGCCGGCATGTGTCGGTACCGGTTGGCGTGGGTTTTGGTATACGCGATGCCGACAGCGCCAAACGGCTGGCAGAGTGCGCCGATGCGGTCGTCATCGGCAGCAAGCTGATCCAGACGATGGAAGATGCCGTGGCTGCCGCTTCGGCCGCCGGGAGGGAAGCCAACGATATCGACGAGGCAGCGATATCTGCGGCGGCAAACTGGTTGAGCGGTATACGTGACGCCTTGCCAGAAGGGCGTTAA
- the accD gene encoding acetyl-CoA carboxylase, carboxyltransferase subunit beta, with translation MSWIEKILPPRINRSNEGGRRVPEGVWVKCPSCESVLYKEDLKATLNVCPKCSHHMRIGARERIDALLDADGRVEIGQNTRPMDPLKFKDSRKYPERVAEATKQTGESEAMVVMSGSILAVPVVLACFEFSFMGGSMGSVVGERFARGVQEAIKNRTPFICVAASGGARMQESLLSLMQMAKTNAMLTQLSAAGLPFISVLTDPTMGGVSASFAFMGDVVMAEPHALIGFAGPRVIEQTVREKLPEGFQRSEFLLEKGAIDMLVDRREMRGELAHLLALMMRQPADVVAKA, from the coding sequence ATGAGTTGGATCGAAAAAATTCTGCCCCCGCGGATTAACCGCAGTAACGAAGGGGGGCGGCGCGTTCCCGAAGGGGTATGGGTCAAGTGCCCGTCCTGCGAATCCGTTCTGTACAAAGAAGACCTGAAAGCAACGCTTAATGTTTGCCCGAAATGCAGTCATCACATGCGTATTGGCGCCAGAGAGCGTATCGATGCCTTGTTGGATGCAGATGGCCGGGTCGAAATAGGGCAGAACACGCGCCCTATGGATCCGCTTAAATTCAAGGACAGTCGCAAATATCCCGAGCGCGTGGCCGAAGCCACGAAGCAAACGGGTGAAAGCGAGGCCATGGTTGTGATGAGCGGTTCCATTCTTGCCGTACCGGTTGTGCTGGCCTGCTTTGAATTCAGCTTCATGGGTGGTTCCATGGGTTCGGTGGTGGGTGAACGCTTCGCGCGTGGTGTGCAAGAAGCCATCAAAAACCGCACACCCTTCATTTGCGTTGCGGCTTCGGGCGGCGCACGCATGCAAGAAAGCCTGCTGTCGCTGATGCAAATGGCCAAGACCAATGCCATGCTGACGCAGCTGTCGGCAGCTGGTCTGCCCTTCATCAGTGTCCTGACCGATCCCACCATGGGTGGCGTTTCTGCCAGTTTTGCCTTTATGGGCGATGTCGTCATGGCTGAACCACATGCCTTGATCGGTTTTGCCGGTCCACGCGTGATCGAGCAAACCGTACGTGAAAAACTTCCGGAAGGCTTCCAGCGTTCCGAGTTTCTGCTTGAAAAAGGGGCGATCGATATGTTGGTGGATCGGCGCGAGATGCGCGGCGAGCTGGCCCACTTGCTGGCCTTGATGATGCGCCAGCCTGCCGATGTGGTGGCCAAAGCCTGA
- a CDS encoding bifunctional (p)ppGpp synthetase/guanosine-3',5'-bis(diphosphate) 3'-pyrophosphohydrolase has product MATTDFPETSPLPFDAAWFKSACTGLDEQGTDLLAKAVQWVREPLAGLTASTGEPLGEHCAEVVLILAELGTDAETRASALITVLPLAAPDSAAGTRQDPLRKAFGSEVVSLVQGTRALLRLGYLTGQAADSTASGTDQKEMQRKMLLAMAADLRIVLMRLASRLQSLRWYATTKIPCPSSFARETMELYTPLANRLGIWQIKWEMEDLAFRFLEPVTYKAIARQLEEKRAEREAFITAAVSRLERELADAHIPAQVSGRPKHIYSIWNKMRNKGIDFSQLFDLRALRIIVQDERACYAVLALAHSLWTPVSDEFDDYISRPKPNGYRSLHTVVTDTQGRTFEIQIRTQEMHEFAEYGMAAHWRYKEAGPRGGQVSAAGRYDQKIAWMRQLLAWEKDGNEGGRPDSLVEARAVSGSDSADRIYVMTPQARVIELPSGATPVDFAYYLHTDLGHRCRGARVDGQLVPLLTKLETGQTVEVIAAKSGGPSRDWLNPQLGFLASPRSRAKVRAWFNAIELQQRIAQGQTMVEKELQRLGKTAINMEQLAQQLDFAKADDLYVAVAKEEFSLRQVDYLLGAAKTRATEPASDDDVAAAALNRNYASGHDSVAKTGKSGVLVVGVDSLMTQLARCCRPAPPDIIAGFVTRGRGVSIHRHDCAAYAALATRHPERLIDVDWGDTGDALYPVDISIHAQDRPHLLRDLSDVFAKLRLNVISINTHSRRSLAHMVFTVEVKSGDQISRALAGLNELPGVSASRH; this is encoded by the coding sequence ATGGCTACAACAGATTTTCCAGAAACCAGCCCGCTGCCATTTGACGCCGCCTGGTTCAAGAGCGCCTGCACGGGTTTGGATGAGCAGGGCACAGACTTGCTGGCGAAGGCGGTGCAGTGGGTGCGTGAGCCGCTTGCAGGCCTGACGGCCAGTACCGGAGAACCCTTGGGTGAGCACTGTGCCGAAGTGGTCCTTATTCTGGCTGAACTGGGTACCGATGCGGAAACGCGGGCCAGCGCGCTGATCACCGTGCTGCCCCTGGCTGCCCCGGACAGCGCGGCCGGCACCCGGCAAGACCCCTTGCGCAAGGCTTTTGGCTCCGAGGTGGTCTCCCTGGTGCAGGGTACACGCGCCTTACTGCGCCTGGGATATCTGACCGGGCAGGCCGCCGACAGCACGGCATCGGGTACCGACCAAAAAGAAATGCAGCGCAAGATGTTGCTGGCCATGGCGGCCGATCTGCGCATTGTCTTGATGCGCCTCGCTTCGCGTTTGCAGTCGCTACGTTGGTATGCCACTACCAAAATACCGTGCCCATCCAGCTTCGCCCGCGAAACCATGGAACTGTATACCCCGCTGGCAAACCGGCTGGGTATTTGGCAGATCAAGTGGGAAATGGAAGATCTGGCTTTCCGGTTTCTGGAACCTGTAACCTATAAGGCGATTGCTCGTCAGTTGGAAGAAAAACGGGCAGAGCGCGAAGCGTTCATTACTGCTGCCGTGAGCCGTCTGGAGCGGGAGCTGGCCGATGCGCATATCCCCGCCCAGGTCAGTGGCCGCCCCAAGCATATCTACAGCATCTGGAACAAGATGCGCAATAAGGGTATAGATTTCAGCCAGTTGTTCGACCTGCGAGCGCTGCGCATCATTGTCCAGGATGAGCGCGCCTGCTATGCCGTTCTGGCCCTTGCACATTCTCTGTGGACGCCGGTCTCTGATGAATTTGACGACTATATATCGCGGCCCAAGCCCAATGGCTATCGTTCCCTGCATACCGTGGTCACCGACACTCAGGGGCGTACCTTCGAGATTCAGATCCGTACCCAAGAGATGCATGAGTTTGCCGAATACGGCATGGCTGCGCATTGGCGCTACAAGGAAGCTGGGCCGCGTGGCGGCCAGGTTTCGGCAGCAGGCCGTTACGACCAGAAAATAGCCTGGATGCGCCAATTACTGGCCTGGGAAAAAGACGGCAACGAAGGCGGCAGGCCAGACAGTCTGGTCGAAGCCCGGGCCGTATCGGGCTCGGATTCGGCTGACCGCATCTATGTCATGACGCCGCAAGCGCGAGTCATAGAGCTGCCCTCGGGCGCTACGCCGGTTGATTTTGCCTACTATCTGCATACCGATCTGGGGCATCGATGCCGGGGCGCCCGGGTGGATGGTCAGTTAGTGCCTTTGCTCACCAAGCTGGAGACGGGTCAGACGGTAGAAGTGATTGCGGCCAAATCGGGCGGTCCGTCGCGCGACTGGCTCAACCCGCAATTGGGTTTCCTGGCCAGCCCTCGTTCGCGCGCCAAGGTCAGAGCCTGGTTCAACGCCATTGAGTTGCAGCAGCGTATTGCTCAGGGCCAGACCATGGTCGAAAAAGAGCTGCAGCGCCTGGGCAAAACCGCCATCAATATGGAACAGCTTGCGCAACAACTGGATTTTGCCAAGGCCGACGACCTGTATGTTGCGGTGGCCAAGGAAGAATTCAGCCTGCGCCAGGTTGATTATTTACTGGGCGCTGCCAAAACCCGAGCCACCGAACCCGCCAGTGACGATGACGTGGCTGCTGCGGCGTTGAACCGCAATTACGCCAGTGGCCACGATAGTGTCGCCAAAACAGGAAAAAGCGGCGTGCTGGTCGTGGGGGTTGATTCTCTGATGACTCAGTTGGCCCGCTGTTGTCGGCCGGCGCCGCCAGATATTATTGCGGGTTTTGTCACCCGGGGGCGTGGGGTATCCATACACCGCCACGATTGCGCCGCTTATGCGGCGCTGGCCACACGGCATCCGGAACGACTCATCGACGTAGACTGGGGCGACACGGGCGACGCGCTGTATCCGGTCGATATCAGCATCCATGCACAAGACAGGCCGCATTTGTTGCGCGATCTTTCTGATGTGTTTGCCAAGCTGCGTTTGAATGTCATCAGCATCAACACGCATAGCCGGCGGTCGCTGGCGCACATGGTGTTTACGGTCGAGGTAAAAAGCGGAGATCAAATCAGTCGAGCATTGGCGGGGCTGAACGAGTTGCCAGGGGTAAGCGCCAGCCGTCACTGA